The Anopheles moucheti chromosome 3, idAnoMoucSN_F20_07, whole genome shotgun sequence genome contains the following window.
AGGTATTTCACAGGTATTCTTCTTCGTGCGTCGTAATACTTTCATCAAGAAATTCACCATTGGAAAGTCGCAAAATTCTACTTATAGACCGTGGGCGGCGAATACAATGCATTATAACAACGAAGAACAACCTTACTACGGAATTAAAGGGGTCAAAAAGGTTAGCAATTGGACGATAGTACTGTTTTGCGGTATTTTTATGCTGATCGGCATCGTTCTACAGGCTGTAGCAATCAGGTAGCAATACACTTTGCGTTTTCATTTATgctatttattaaaataattattggGTGTTATTGCTGCTATAAGTAAATCGTTCACCTTTAAACGAGATCAACTGGATGAATTTTCGAGGCAGAATGCAATGACCCATGCTGAGGTACGCGAAGAGGCGCAAAAATATGGGAACAAAGCGCAAATCGAGCGCATGAAAGCAAAACTTAACAAGGAAGGAATATGGTAGCGGATGTAAGTTTGTCCAGCGGTTCAGGTGGTTGAAACGTATTCAAACTTGTAATGCTGGATTTGTAAATAATGTAAATGGTAGCAATGATTTTAAAACCAAAAGTGGATTTGAAGGATGAAAAGcgacaaacaataaatttactCTTATTGAAATGTGGCCTGATTTAACACTTCGAGAACGTTTACTTCTCAAACGACAATTTGGGCAATTTACAcaccaacaataaaaaaattgaaatacgTTGAATAATAGAAAAGATAAACGGTCCATTAACTTaccacattttatttttttatttcataagtACATATCAGATTGTGTGGTTTAACAATGAATGTCGATTCGCTcgaataaatatttacaataCATATATTACTAACATGCGAATCCCAAAATCCGTTTAATATTCATCAATGCAATCACTCATAAACGGACTATAAAACAAATCGAGTGCAAGTCGTTAACAAACCGATTGCAGCTTGTCCATTCACCTAATAACTTACGGACACGCGTCGATGTGCTTCGTGGAAAATACACAttcaacatgttttttttattacgtaACAAAGAAGCCGAATTTATTAGTTTTGCCTAGATCTTTAAAAGTCATTCCAATTTTTTAAAGTCAATATTTCAGACTGCATACCTTGGACAACTTAATGGTGTATTGGTAATGGCACCGGTGTCTTTACACGTCAGgactggtccaaaatcccattcggaccaattCTCCTTGACATTTGCCACTTGGTCACTCCGTAACAACACATGTCACAGTATATgtagtaaaataaatctagtcagccagaaatggcaagaACATGATTTAGTAGGTCGCCGAACAAAAGTGTAGAGTGAAAACTATCCATGGTTATgctatttataaataattatttattatctgATTACCGTTACATATATATCCGCAACACTGTTGCAACCTCATCTCATCACCCAACGTGTGATTGCACCGAACTAATTTAAAAACGTAACTTTAATGATCAAATGGAGCACATTTAAAACACAAGCACTATCACAAGTTAGCATATCTTTGCAAGTATGACTTGTAGCGTTACATGATACAAAAATTTCTTTCGAAAATGCCCCATGAAAGAGGAACCAGATATTTACCGCATCTTTCAATACGCGTAAGTAGTAATTGACATTGCGCGATTCCGTCAGTTGAGTGAATAAAATCCGGTCCTATTACTCTGTGCGGAACAGCGATGTCCGAGCGGGTCATTTTTGTTCGAATCGGGCAACCATGAATACTGGGTCAGATTTGAAGAATCGTTAAACCGTCCAGCGGCCTAGTCTAGCCTAGTGGTCTAACCGTTTCGTCAAGATTCGCAACGCCACGTGAGGTTTCTCGGGGTCGAATACCTGCTCGCCGTTTACGAGGTAGTCCGCGTACGGTAAACGGAACACCTCGGTAAAGTCCATCTTCTCCATAACGCGGGCCGAAAAATGGCTGCTACACAGGACGTGTATCAACTTAATATCATTCAGGGAAGCATATTCCAGTGCGCGATCCGTCAGCATGCCCGCAATGCCCAGGCCACGGTAGTTTGTGTCGACCGAAATGATTTTGCAGTCcaaaaatcgatcgatgtCCGGATACAGCTCGAAGATGTCGAACATCTCGTCCACGTGGTCCATTAACGCCATGATTTTCCTAAATTTGGGATGCGCACAGTTGGTGGCCAACTTTTCCGGTGGTTCATCGCCCGGTTGCTGCGGCCGAGTTgggaaaagcaaaacggaaaagcaaAATTGGCTTAGTTTGGTGAGAAGAACGAACGAATACCAGTGACACTTACCGGTTTCATGATTGTGCCGTTAAGGATGACTCCCACAATTTCGCCTCTCGAATTAACGGCCTTGAAGGAAGAGTGTTCTCCCAGGCTTTTGGTGCAATACTTCTCCAATTCCTTGCACTCACCGAGCTGGACGTACGTGTTGAGTGGTTCATCCTG
Protein-coding sequences here:
- the LOC128304076 gene encoding dnaJ-like protein 60 isoform X2, with protein sequence MLKVSHGSAVYKALQAQVRYTHRTHYNVLRLQPNCTTRDVRTAFIQLSKELHPDAHVGNTGSYDKKSFVELLEAYKVLSKPESRAAYDYELSLSKNPGNQVFHRPWAANTMHYNNEEQPYYGIKGVKKVSNWTIVLFCGIFMLIGIVLQAVAISKSFTFKRDQLDEFSRQNAMTHAEVREEAQKYGNKAQIERMKAKLNKEGIW
- the LOC128304076 gene encoding dnaJ-like protein 60 isoform X1 — its product is MLKVSHGSAVYKALQAQVRYTHRTHYNVLRLQPNCTTRDVRTAFIQLSKELHPDAHVGNTGSYDKKSFVELLEAYKVLSKPESRAAYDYELSLSKNPGNQSQNSTYRPWAANTMHYNNEEQPYYGIKGVKKVSNWTIVLFCGIFMLIGIVLQAVAISKSFTFKRDQLDEFSRQNAMTHAEVREEAQKYGNKAQIERMKAKLNKEGIW
- the LOC128305635 gene encoding arylalkylamine N-acetyltransferase 1 isoform X1, whose protein sequence is MASKAPTICDGTANVDPKPSEIDRELSISVITEEDTVDVLDLLKRFFFKDEPLNTYVQLGECKELEKYCTKSLGEHSSFKAVNSRGEIVGVILNGTIMKPQPGDEPPEKLATNCAHPKFRKIMALMDHVDEMFDIFELYPDIDRFLDCKIISVDTNYRGLGIAGMLTDRALEYASLNDIKLIHVLCSSHFSARVMEKMDFTEVFRLPYADYLVNGEQVFDPEKPHVALRILTKRLDH
- the LOC128305635 gene encoding arylalkylamine N-acetyltransferase 1 isoform X2; the protein is MKVDIQNHVDHLPALNGITVSSTHDPLILDETCLMLSNLLTRSNRMASKAPTICDGTANVDPKPSEIDRELSISVITEEDTVDVLDLLKRFFFKDEPLNTYVQLGECKELEKYCTKSLGEHSSFKAVNSRGEIVGVILNGTIMKPQPGDEPPEKLATNCAHPKFRKIMALMDHVDEMFDIFELYPDIDRFLDCKIISVDTNYRGLGIAGMLTDRALEYASLNDIKLIHVLCSSHFSARVMEKMDFTEVFRLPYADYLVNGEQVFDPEKPHVALRILTKRLDH